The Nostoc sp. 'Peltigera membranacea cyanobiont' N6 genome contains the following window.
GAATATCTATAACTTATGATTATTTACCTATTGCAATAATTCATTCGGCAGAAGGAGGTAAGCAAATAAATAAAATTTTATCCTGGTTGTTAGGAAGTGAAAATAATTTTTTTGAGGTTAAATAATTAATAATGGTACTCTACAAATTAGAAGATTTTGAGCCTAACTATCGTGATACCATTGAAGGTCAAGATATTAATGGGCTTGGAGTTTATACACAGGGGAATGACGAAAAGGTTGGTACTGTTAGCGATATTTTAGTTGATGAAGAAGGTCATTTTCGCTATCTAGTTGTTGACTTAGGCTTCTGGATTTTTGGTAAAAAAGTATTACTTCCAATTGGTCGTGCCCGTATCGACTACAATACCGATCGCGTTTACACAATTGGCTTGACTAGAGAGCAAGCAGAACAATTACCTGAGTTCAACGAACGCCAAACCCTTGATTATGACTATGAAGAACGGGTGCGTGGGGTATATCGCCAACCAACAGACTACACCCTTCCTCTAGATACTTCAGCGCCAGCACCATTAGATCCTTTAGCAACACCGATAGCAGCCCCGTTGGATGCAACACCTGCTTACGCTCGTGATAATTATAATTACGAAGGTGAGCCTTCTTTATTTGGGTTAAATGAGCAAGATCATCAAACCCTGAAATTGTATGAAGAACGGCTGATTGCTAGCAAACGCCGCCAAAAAACTGGAGAAGTATCCATTGGCAAGCGTGTTGAAACTGATACCGCACGAGTTGCAGTCCCAGTAGAAAGAGAGCGCGTTGTGATTGAGCGTGTCACTCCAGCAGATGCAGGTACTGCCGTTTCTGGACGCGAAGCAGATTTCCGTGAAGGCGAAGTTGCTCGGATAGAAATTCACGAAGAAACTGCTGATGTTCGTAAAGAAGCATTTTTGCGTGAAGAAGTCAGAGTTAGAAAAGTGGTGGATCAAGAAACAGTTGAAACTCAAGAAACAGTGCGTCGTGAAGAGTTAGATGTGAATTCTGCTAATCTTCCGATTGAAGAACGCTAACTAAAGATAGTCATTAGGTAGTAGAGTAACTAATGACTAATAATTAATTCGACACAGTACAGGTGAGGCTGTTGAATGAGCTTTACCTGTGCTTGTAATAGCTGAGAATGAGCAATACATTTAATTTAGTTAATACAAATTACTTGTGAGGTTGTATAAAACAAGGAGATTTTTACTTCTTATTTTATCAAGCCTGATATTTGTGCAGCCTCTCAGACACTTAGTATAAGTACATAACAGTTGATAAACTTTGCATATTATGACTAGCCAACCGATGACAAAAAACATTGGACAGGCAAACGCTAATGGTACTAACACCTCAATAGCGGATTTGAAGAAGAAGGTTAATAACTTTGCTGTATTTGATCGGCAAGGTAAGCTTGTAGGAGTAGTTCATGATTTAATTGTGGATGCTAATCGCCGACTAAACCTAGTTATATCGAACCGAGCGAATCAGCAAACTCTAGAATATGACCGGCAGTTAACTGATAAAAATCCTTCTTTATTTCGATTGCAGAGCCAGAGAATAAAAAAAATCGACAAGCCGACTAAATCTGTTTTCATAGACTTCAATAAATCAGAAATCGAATATATGCCTGAATATTCAGAAACAGAAAAACCAGGCGATGTCTCCGACGGGCTACGCCTAAGCAACTCAACTGAGCAATTGGCCAATAATCAACCGATAAATAGCCCAGTTGAGCCAGTAAATTTAGCAGAGGTCAGCGAAGAACAGATTATTCGTCTACTAGAAGAACGACTAGTTGTTGAAAGTAGCAAGCGGAAAGTTGGTGAGGTAATTGTTCGGAAAGTAAT
Protein-coding sequences here:
- a CDS encoding DUF2382 domain-containing protein, with protein sequence MVLYKLEDFEPNYRDTIEGQDINGLGVYTQGNDEKVGTVSDILVDEEGHFRYLVVDLGFWIFGKKVLLPIGRARIDYNTDRVYTIGLTREQAEQLPEFNERQTLDYDYEERVRGVYRQPTDYTLPLDTSAPAPLDPLATPIAAPLDATPAYARDNYNYEGEPSLFGLNEQDHQTLKLYEERLIASKRRQKTGEVSIGKRVETDTARVAVPVERERVVIERVTPADAGTAVSGREADFREGEVARIEIHEETADVRKEAFLREEVRVRKVVDQETVETQETVRREELDVNSANLPIEER
- a CDS encoding YsnF/AvaK domain-containing protein, with the protein product MTKNIGQANANGTNTSIADLKKKVNNFAVFDRQGKLVGVVHDLIVDANRRLNLVISNRANQQTLEYDRQLTDKNPSLFRLQSQRIKKIDKPTKSVFIDFNKSEIEYMPEYSETEKPGDVSDGLRLSNSTEQLANNQPINSPVEPVNLAEVSEEQIIRLLEERLVVESSKRKVGEVIVRKVIETRTIEVPVRREKLIVEQISPEYKQLAEIDLGQGEITGVDLTGVERLEVTHFDSGLTVSGEFSSPKTASLLLNAIALERNHGCNQVRVTIAVENESHQKKYQDWFDRCSQGRSPKSEK